In Blastopirellula sediminis, the following proteins share a genomic window:
- the gcvPB gene encoding aminomethyl-transferring glycine dehydrogenase subunit GcvPB: MRNTRSTQLLTELSQPGRRAVVLPKCDVPETPLSELLPADVLADNPPALPELAEPEVVRHYTNLSTLNMSVDTHYYPLGSCTMKYNPKRNERLASLPGIVDLHPYQPEDSIQGMLQLLYELQQFLTEISGLPAISLQPAAGAHGEWTALMAAAAYFRSIGQGHRKLVLSPDSSHGTNPASAQMAGFTAVTVKTVDGAVCMEDLRSKLNDQVAVFMITNPSTLGLFETQMAEIAEAVHAVGGLIYLDGANMNAVLGISRPGDIGADMMHYNPHKTFSGPHGGGGPGAGPICVHEKLGPFLPSPIVVKEGDKYRLDYDRPDSIGRVRTFFGNVGVLVRAYCYILSYGPDGLKAVSENAVLNANYLLSKVKHFLPVPHGQRCMHEFVASASKLKQEKGVTAMDIAKRLLDYGYHAPTVYFPLTVPEAMMIEPTETESKEMLDAFVETLFRITEEPADLLHEAPHTTPISRPNEVLAARQPCLRAVCN; encoded by the coding sequence ATGCGTAATACCCGTTCCACTCAGCTTTTGACCGAGCTCTCGCAACCTGGTCGTCGCGCCGTGGTTCTGCCGAAGTGCGACGTCCCCGAAACTCCGCTCAGCGAATTGCTGCCGGCTGACGTGCTGGCCGACAATCCGCCGGCTCTGCCGGAACTGGCCGAACCGGAAGTCGTGCGCCACTACACCAACTTGTCGACCCTCAACATGTCGGTCGATACGCACTACTATCCGCTCGGCTCGTGCACGATGAAGTACAACCCGAAGCGAAACGAACGTCTCGCTTCGCTGCCGGGCATCGTCGACTTGCACCCCTACCAGCCGGAAGATTCGATCCAAGGGATGCTGCAGCTGCTGTACGAACTGCAGCAGTTCCTGACCGAAATCTCCGGCCTGCCGGCGATTTCGCTGCAACCGGCCGCTGGCGCTCACGGCGAATGGACCGCACTGATGGCGGCCGCCGCCTACTTCCGCTCGATCGGCCAAGGCCACCGCAAGCTGGTCCTGTCGCCCGATAGCTCGCACGGTACGAACCCGGCCAGCGCTCAGATGGCAGGCTTCACCGCAGTCACCGTCAAAACGGTCGACGGCGCGGTTTGCATGGAAGACCTCCGCAGCAAGCTGAACGATCAGGTCGCCGTCTTCATGATCACCAACCCGAGCACGCTCGGCTTGTTTGAAACGCAGATGGCCGAGATCGCCGAAGCGGTCCATGCCGTCGGCGGTTTGATCTACCTGGACGGCGCCAACATGAACGCCGTGCTCGGCATTTCGCGTCCCGGCGACATCGGCGCCGACATGATGCACTACAACCCGCATAAGACCTTCAGCGGCCCTCACGGCGGCGGCGGTCCTGGCGCTGGTCCGATTTGCGTGCATGAGAAACTGGGCCCGTTCCTCCCCTCGCCGATCGTGGTGAAGGAAGGGGACAAGTACCGTCTCGACTATGACCGTCCCGATTCGATCGGTCGCGTCCGCACCTTCTTCGGCAACGTCGGCGTGCTGGTTCGCGCTTACTGCTACATCCTGTCGTACGGCCCGGACGGCCTGAAGGCGGTGTCGGAAAACGCCGTGCTCAACGCCAACTACCTGCTCAGCAAGGTGAAGCACTTCCTGCCGGTTCCGCACGGACAACGCTGCATGCACGAGTTCGTCGCGTCGGCGTCGAAGCTGAAGCAGGAAAAGGGAGTCACCGCGATGGACATCGCCAAGCGGCTCCTCGACTACGGCTATCATGCTCCGACCGTTTACTTCCCGCTGACGGTGCCGGAAGCGATGATGATCGAGCCGACCGAAACGGAAAGCAAAGAGATGCTCGACGCCTTCGTCGAGACCCTCTTCCGCATCACCGAAGAGCCGGCCGACCTGCTGCACGAAGCGCCGCACACGACGCCGATCAGCCGCCCGAACGAAGTTCTCGCGGCGCGTCAGCCCTGCCTGCGGGCCGTCTGCAACTAG
- a CDS encoding bestrophin family protein — MIITEKDSWIRMIFAIHGTTMNRTWPRLFVVVGFSVFTTTIAMMFPEHKLTLGMAPFTVVGLALAIFLGFRNNAAYDRYWEGRKLWGRMVNVCRSFTMQINTLIGDENAPSDPDGPWKPAPDQRRLESLIIAYIHAFRHRLRETDPSDELRKRLQNDAEADAYLAQDNVPAAIADRIARCINHAWRSGRLNVFHVPLIHQNLTEMLAIQGGCERIKSTPIPFTYSVLTHRTVLLYCLALPCGLHDTAQWFTPLVVALTAYAFLGLDAVGDEIEQPFSTDDNDLPLLQLTTMIEINIRQLSADPQEEIPAPIQPVDHLLI; from the coding sequence ATGATCATCACCGAAAAAGATAGCTGGATCCGTATGATCTTTGCGATTCATGGAACGACCATGAATCGAACGTGGCCTCGGTTGTTCGTCGTGGTCGGATTTTCAGTTTTCACAACCACGATCGCGATGATGTTCCCAGAGCACAAGCTCACGCTGGGGATGGCGCCATTTACGGTGGTCGGTTTGGCGCTCGCGATTTTTCTCGGCTTCCGCAACAACGCCGCCTACGATCGCTATTGGGAAGGTCGCAAGCTGTGGGGGCGAATGGTCAATGTCTGCCGCAGTTTCACGATGCAGATCAATACATTGATCGGCGATGAGAATGCGCCTAGCGATCCAGACGGCCCCTGGAAGCCCGCGCCGGATCAGCGCCGGCTTGAGTCGCTGATCATCGCCTACATCCACGCGTTCCGTCATCGACTCCGCGAAACCGATCCAAGCGACGAATTGCGCAAACGTTTACAGAACGACGCCGAAGCGGACGCTTACCTGGCGCAGGACAACGTCCCAGCCGCCATCGCCGATCGCATCGCCAGGTGCATCAATCACGCATGGCGCAGCGGACGTCTCAACGTCTTTCATGTCCCGCTGATCCATCAGAACCTGACCGAGATGCTTGCGATCCAAGGGGGGTGCGAGCGAATCAAGAGCACGCCGATTCCGTTCACCTATAGCGTCCTGACTCACCGGACCGTTTTGCTCTACTGCTTGGCCTTGCCTTGCGGACTGCATGACACCGCTCAATGGTTCACTCCGCTCGTAGTCGCGCTGACCGCCTATGCGTTTCTTGGCCTCGACGCCGTGGGCGACGAAATCGAACAGCCGTTCAGCACGGACGACAACGACCTGCCGCTATTGCAACTGACGACGATGATCGAAATCAACATCCGCCAACTTTCGGCCGATCCCCAAGAAGAAATCCCCGCACCGATTCAACCGGTGGATCATTTGTTGATATAA
- the gcvPA gene encoding aminomethyl-transferring glycine dehydrogenase subunit GcvPA, with the protein MAYLFNTPQEQQEMLASIGASSIEELFEQIPASLRLGRPLDLPPAMGELELTQHLSALAGKNQGPNDKVCFLGGGSYDHFIPAAVDAIASRGEFYTSYTPYQPEVSQGNLQAMFEYQTLICELTGMDVSNASLYDGGSALAEAVIMSMNTTNRHAKVVVLGSVHPEYRQILETYFGPLGLQIVVAPVTSGTADPAEVEALVDDQTACVVVQSPNFFGSPEQVQTLSDIAHAKGALLVQSFDPLSLGVLKRPGDLGADIAVAEGQALGSPMQYGGPYLGIMTCREQFVRRMPGRICGETTDRRGKRCWVLTLQTREQHIRREKATSNICTNQGLFALRASIYLSLMGPHGMQEVGELCARKSHYAAQQIAAGERFELAFATPFFKEFVVRDLQNDVATVLAEASEAGFFAGVALGTWFPELADCFLVTVTEKRTRVEIDGLVKTLALTTNRTTIHA; encoded by the coding sequence ATGGCTTACCTATTTAACACTCCCCAAGAACAGCAAGAAATGCTCGCCTCGATCGGCGCGTCTTCGATCGAAGAGTTGTTCGAGCAAATCCCGGCGTCACTGCGTCTCGGTCGTCCTCTCGACCTGCCGCCAGCGATGGGCGAACTGGAACTGACGCAGCACCTTTCGGCGCTCGCAGGCAAAAACCAGGGTCCCAATGACAAGGTCTGCTTCTTAGGGGGCGGAAGCTACGATCACTTCATTCCCGCGGCGGTCGACGCGATCGCGTCGCGCGGCGAGTTCTACACCTCCTACACTCCCTATCAGCCGGAAGTGTCGCAGGGGAACTTGCAGGCGATGTTCGAGTACCAGACGTTGATCTGCGAACTGACCGGCATGGACGTCTCGAACGCGAGCCTCTACGACGGCGGCAGCGCTCTGGCCGAAGCGGTGATCATGAGCATGAACACCACCAATCGCCATGCGAAGGTCGTCGTGCTCGGCAGCGTTCATCCCGAGTATCGCCAGATCCTGGAGACCTACTTCGGTCCGCTCGGTCTGCAGATCGTCGTCGCTCCGGTCACGTCCGGAACGGCAGACCCGGCTGAAGTTGAAGCTTTGGTCGATGATCAAACTGCGTGCGTCGTCGTGCAATCGCCCAACTTCTTCGGTTCGCCGGAGCAGGTCCAAACGCTATCCGACATCGCTCACGCCAAGGGAGCTTTGCTGGTCCAATCGTTCGATCCGCTCAGCCTGGGCGTGCTGAAGCGACCGGGCGACCTGGGCGCCGACATCGCCGTCGCCGAAGGGCAAGCTCTCGGTTCGCCGATGCAGTACGGCGGTCCTTACCTGGGGATCATGACCTGCCGCGAGCAGTTCGTCCGCCGCATGCCGGGACGTATCTGCGGCGAAACGACCGATCGTCGCGGCAAACGCTGCTGGGTGCTGACGCTGCAAACGCGCGAACAGCACATCCGTCGCGAAAAAGCGACCAGCAACATCTGCACCAACCAAGGATTGTTCGCACTTCGCGCCTCGATCTACCTGTCGCTGATGGGTCCGCACGGGATGCAGGAAGTGGGCGAGTTGTGTGCTCGTAAGTCGCACTACGCCGCCCAGCAGATCGCCGCCGGCGAGAGATTTGAACTCGCTTTCGCGACTCCGTTCTTCAAGGAGTTCGTCGTCCGCGATTTGCAAAATGACGTCGCGACCGTTTTGGCCGAAGCGTCCGAAGCAGGCTTCTTCGCCGGCGTCGCCCTGGGAACCTGGTTCCCGGAACTGGCCGACTGCTTCCTGGTTACCGTGACCGAAAAGCGAACTCGCGTCGAGATCGACGGTCTTGTGAAAACTTTGGCCCTGACTACCAATCGGACGACGATCCATGCGTAA
- a CDS encoding DUF1559 family PulG-like putative transporter: MPRTFLPLLGALLLVVGCSESKPVAQAPPEPVETKLTPLAKPAPDTTAPLDSPFTTPPTTDGNEMANVPAIPTEDPKKPAPQPSVPAAQPNVPAAATSPTWAKDLAPFLDDTTVAVIRINWPNPDLLAIVEEVKKAGVDEGFMEEETVVNVLNSPEFAKGVSEMAFIFHLLEVKTEDGDVYTEKATTPVFHTTDAISDVELVKVIMGDFAAQLPPEVLKQALPRRGEWVAMAMQEENAIRIATQEPADTSKLEAAVAAIGPAPVQFIALLNDKNREALLEEGAVPGGQIAKYYLDKVNFGGLGFAYADSAKFNLIVDTKTAEDAKELHDWVDLMTRPETLPIKLPAPILEMVRSAIMPKMNENQLSVSLNNEQITQLRTTLEPAIAAAAASARAAAEKARSRNNLKQFALGFHNFADTYLKFPPPTRKLPDGTFTKETGLSWRVHLLPYLEYNNLYEQFHLDEPWDSEHNIKLVEMMPEIFVDPNNRSDDPTKTTYVVPSGEKAFFHRGEAFGFQDFTDGTSNTIMILNVSPENAVIWTKPDEWDYDPQNPFRGLDNLNPEGTFEAALVDGSVHQFSAKKMKPETMRHLIERNDGNPINWDDVE, encoded by the coding sequence ATGCCACGCACCTTTCTGCCGCTACTCGGGGCGCTGCTCCTAGTTGTCGGCTGCTCCGAATCCAAACCGGTCGCTCAAGCTCCCCCCGAGCCGGTCGAAACGAAACTGACGCCGCTCGCCAAGCCGGCGCCCGACACGACAGCGCCGCTTGATTCTCCGTTCACCACCCCGCCGACCACCGACGGGAATGAAATGGCGAACGTGCCGGCGATTCCGACGGAAGATCCCAAGAAGCCGGCGCCGCAGCCCAGCGTCCCGGCCGCTCAACCGAACGTGCCGGCCGCCGCCACTTCGCCGACTTGGGCGAAGGACCTCGCCCCGTTTCTGGACGACACGACGGTCGCCGTCATTCGGATCAATTGGCCGAATCCCGACCTTCTGGCGATCGTCGAAGAGGTGAAAAAGGCCGGCGTCGACGAAGGCTTTATGGAAGAGGAAACGGTCGTCAACGTGCTCAATAGCCCCGAGTTCGCCAAAGGGGTTTCGGAGATGGCGTTTATCTTCCATCTGCTCGAAGTCAAAACCGAAGACGGCGACGTCTATACCGAAAAGGCGACCACCCCGGTCTTCCATACGACCGACGCCATCTCCGACGTCGAGCTGGTCAAGGTGATCATGGGCGATTTCGCCGCCCAGCTGCCGCCGGAAGTTTTGAAGCAGGCCCTGCCGCGGCGCGGCGAATGGGTTGCGATGGCGATGCAGGAAGAAAACGCAATTCGCATCGCCACTCAAGAGCCTGCCGATACGTCGAAGTTGGAAGCGGCGGTCGCGGCGATCGGCCCGGCGCCGGTGCAGTTTATCGCTCTACTTAATGACAAAAACCGCGAGGCGTTGCTCGAAGAAGGAGCCGTCCCCGGCGGTCAAATCGCCAAATATTATCTCGACAAAGTGAACTTCGGCGGCCTCGGCTTCGCCTACGCCGACAGCGCCAAGTTCAATCTCATCGTCGATACGAAGACCGCGGAAGACGCGAAGGAATTGCATGACTGGGTCGATCTGATGACCAGGCCCGAGACCCTGCCGATCAAACTTCCTGCGCCGATTCTCGAAATGGTCCGTAGCGCCATCATGCCTAAGATGAACGAGAATCAACTGAGCGTTTCGCTGAACAATGAGCAGATCACCCAGCTCCGCACGACGCTCGAACCGGCGATTGCCGCCGCCGCGGCGTCCGCTCGGGCCGCCGCAGAGAAGGCGCGATCCCGTAACAACCTGAAGCAGTTCGCTCTGGGATTTCACAACTTCGCGGATACGTATCTGAAGTTCCCTCCCCCGACGCGGAAACTTCCGGACGGGACGTTCACCAAAGAGACGGGTCTGTCATGGCGCGTTCACCTGCTTCCCTATCTCGAATACAACAACCTCTACGAACAGTTCCACTTGGACGAACCGTGGGATAGCGAGCACAACATCAAACTGGTCGAGATGATGCCGGAGATCTTTGTTGATCCAAACAATCGCTCGGACGATCCGACCAAAACGACCTACGTCGTGCCGTCCGGCGAAAAGGCGTTCTTTCATCGTGGTGAGGCGTTTGGTTTCCAAGACTTCACCGACGGCACCTCCAACACGATCATGATCTTGAACGTGTCGCCAGAGAACGCCGTCATTTGGACCAAGCCGGACGAATGGGACTACGATCCCCAGAACCCGTTCCGCGGGCTCGACAACCTCAATCCGGAAGGAACGTTTGAAGCGGCCCTGGTCGATGGCAGCGTTCATCAGTTTTCCGCCAAAAAGATGAAGCCGGAAACGATGCGACATCTGATTGAACGGAACGATGGAAATCCGATTAATTGGGATGACGTCGAATAG
- the gcvH gene encoding glycine cleavage system protein GcvH, protein MDPSQLLYAKTHEWAFVEEQDGGKVATVGISAFAIEALTDLVYLELPKVGAQVTAGQPFGEIESVKAVSDVYAPVSGEVIAVNEELPNKLESLNDDPYIGGWIAKIKITDESGLANLLDQSAYEKQCQEEG, encoded by the coding sequence GTGGACCCCTCTCAATTGCTCTATGCGAAAACGCACGAATGGGCCTTCGTCGAAGAACAAGACGGCGGCAAAGTGGCGACCGTCGGCATTAGCGCCTTCGCGATCGAAGCGCTGACCGACCTGGTTTACCTGGAACTGCCGAAAGTGGGCGCTCAGGTCACCGCCGGCCAGCCGTTCGGCGAAATCGAATCGGTCAAAGCGGTGAGCGACGTTTACGCTCCGGTCAGCGGCGAAGTGATCGCCGTGAACGAAGAATTGCCGAACAAGCTGGAATCGCTCAACGACGATCCCTACATCGGCGGATGGATCGCCAAAATCAAGATCACGGATGAAAGCGGCCTGGCCAACTTGCTGGATCAGTCCGCCTACGAAAAGCAGTGCCAGGAAGAAGGCTAG
- a CDS encoding protein kinase domain-containing protein, which translates to MDDQLLDLLAQWEEATSAGKPTDLTALAGGDASLAMQLRKHIASLQKIARLDSGTTPAEELHLPPLPVLRSALLTPADLSLQKFQTRLTTADIVPADKIEELLRAHGIKSAHQLAAILLEKDLLTRFQVRSISHGKTRGLKLDRYVILDKIGEGGMGQVYKARHSMMGRDVALKILPRASTEKGNALDRFLQEMQVAAQLRHPNIVTAYDADEAEGLYFFVMEYVAGRDLNSVVRKSGPLSVAKAVDYIMQAAQGLQYAHGVGLVHRDIKPANLLLDDQGVVKILDMGIARLDSVAALEGGNAEDEKEEDGLTRHGSIMGTVDFMAPEQAVDTKSVTSQADLYSLGCTLYFLLTGKPPFAGETLMQKLLGHREKSPPKLTDLRDDVPPQLEAIYQKCLAKLPEQRYASAAELAADLQALSPQVSDAAPPPLPVGEEADSDTSPSNFLETLNSPGLIEGVKIISIDPLKKPSRRARVGRGSFFYGGAILVGLLLCGLIAYGSGLLFRISTPNGTLIVEMEGEDFVAHLRDKQLVLVNENTLEKTTITLDSEEAKRPIAPGQYNFALETSSGIKTSVSELTITSGTESRVRVSWESAPTPTIPEPAPATAAQVEQPVDLLAGLNLGPWTPMFNDKDFSGWEKRNPNSIKWTIDKLSMRGANSGYRPSQGGAIFTERTDYGDFHFRCEVLAGQRGRTWVYFRHNKTWEHGARRGYGVPNPDPDALDNPDGWGIGSLYEDVFQVGDQRVAKAAVPGPRIDPGQWYTLEIIAVDNRIQIRVNGAVTVDYVADDPPAQTGGFGLGCPILSNLAVRNVFVREPKPTQ; encoded by the coding sequence ATGGATGACCAACTCCTCGATTTGCTGGCTCAATGGGAAGAGGCGACCTCTGCGGGGAAGCCGACCGACCTGACTGCGCTCGCTGGGGGAGACGCGTCGCTCGCGATGCAACTGCGAAAACATATCGCTTCGCTGCAGAAGATCGCTCGGCTTGATAGCGGAACGACGCCGGCCGAAGAACTGCATCTGCCGCCGCTGCCGGTCTTACGCTCTGCGCTCCTCACGCCAGCCGACCTGAGCCTGCAGAAGTTTCAGACCCGGCTGACGACCGCCGACATCGTCCCGGCCGATAAGATCGAAGAGTTGCTCCGCGCGCATGGAATCAAATCTGCCCATCAACTTGCAGCGATCTTGCTGGAAAAGGATCTGCTGACCCGGTTTCAAGTTCGCTCGATCTCGCATGGCAAAACGCGCGGCTTGAAGCTCGATCGCTACGTGATCCTTGACAAGATCGGTGAAGGCGGGATGGGGCAAGTTTACAAAGCGCGGCACAGCATGATGGGACGCGACGTCGCCCTCAAGATTCTTCCTCGCGCATCGACCGAAAAAGGAAACGCGCTCGATCGCTTCCTGCAAGAGATGCAAGTCGCCGCCCAACTGCGACACCCGAACATCGTCACCGCTTACGACGCCGACGAAGCCGAAGGGCTCTACTTCTTTGTGATGGAGTATGTCGCCGGTCGCGATCTCAACTCGGTCGTGCGGAAGTCTGGCCCTCTCTCCGTCGCCAAAGCGGTCGACTATATAATGCAAGCGGCGCAAGGTCTGCAATACGCACACGGCGTCGGCCTGGTTCATCGCGACATCAAACCGGCGAACTTACTGCTCGACGATCAAGGGGTCGTCAAAATCCTCGACATGGGAATCGCGCGGCTTGATTCGGTTGCGGCGCTCGAAGGAGGAAATGCCGAAGACGAAAAAGAGGAGGACGGACTGACGCGTCACGGCTCGATCATGGGAACGGTCGACTTTATGGCGCCGGAACAAGCGGTCGACACCAAGTCGGTCACCTCGCAAGCCGACCTCTATAGCTTGGGCTGTACGCTCTACTTTCTCTTGACCGGCAAACCTCCCTTCGCCGGCGAGACGCTGATGCAGAAACTGCTCGGACATCGCGAGAAGTCGCCCCCAAAGCTAACCGATCTCCGCGACGACGTGCCGCCCCAGCTCGAAGCGATCTACCAGAAGTGCCTGGCGAAACTTCCCGAACAGCGTTACGCCAGCGCCGCCGAGTTGGCCGCCGACTTGCAAGCCCTCTCGCCGCAAGTCAGCGACGCCGCGCCTCCCCCGTTACCGGTCGGCGAAGAAGCGGACTCCGACACGTCGCCGAGCAACTTCCTGGAAACGCTCAACTCGCCGGGGCTGATTGAAGGAGTCAAGATCATCTCGATCGATCCGCTGAAGAAACCTTCCCGGCGAGCCCGCGTCGGCCGCGGCAGTTTCTTTTACGGCGGCGCGATCTTGGTCGGACTATTGCTCTGCGGTCTGATCGCCTACGGGTCCGGCCTCTTGTTTCGCATTTCGACTCCCAACGGCACGTTGATCGTCGAAATGGAAGGGGAGGATTTCGTCGCCCACCTGCGCGATAAACAGCTCGTCCTCGTCAACGAAAATACGCTAGAGAAAACGACGATCACGCTCGATAGCGAAGAGGCGAAGCGGCCGATCGCGCCGGGCCAATACAATTTCGCCTTGGAGACGAGCAGCGGCATTAAGACCAGCGTCAGCGAGTTAACGATTACCAGCGGAACCGAGTCGCGCGTCCGCGTCTCTTGGGAGAGTGCGCCTACTCCGACGATTCCGGAACCAGCGCCAGCAACCGCCGCACAAGTTGAGCAGCCGGTTGATCTGCTCGCCGGACTCAACCTTGGTCCGTGGACGCCGATGTTCAATGACAAGGACTTCAGCGGGTGGGAAAAGCGCAACCCCAATTCGATCAAGTGGACGATTGATAAGCTTTCGATGCGAGGCGCGAACAGCGGCTATCGCCCGAGCCAAGGAGGCGCGATCTTCACCGAGCGGACCGACTACGGCGATTTTCATTTTCGCTGCGAGGTCCTGGCCGGACAGCGCGGCAGAACTTGGGTCTATTTCCGTCACAACAAGACTTGGGAGCATGGCGCTCGCCGTGGATACGGCGTCCCCAATCCCGATCCTGATGCGCTCGACAATCCAGACGGCTGGGGAATCGGCAGTCTCTACGAAGACGTGTTTCAGGTCGGCGATCAACGTGTAGCCAAGGCCGCCGTGCCGGGGCCGCGAATCGATCCTGGGCAATGGTACACGCTCGAAATTATCGCCGTCGACAACCGAATTCAGATTCGCGTGAACGGCGCGGTAACGGTCGACTACGTGGCCGACGATCCCCCGGCCCAAACCGGCGGTTTCGGATTGGGCTGTCCGATTCTCTCGAACCTGGCGGTTCGCAACGTCTTCGTGCGTGAGCCGAAACCGACGCAGTAA
- the gcvT gene encoding glycine cleavage system aminomethyltransferase GcvT — protein sequence MTLAKTPLNDWHHAAGGRLVDFGGWEMPVQYSSIIDEHNATRNAVGLFDVSHMARFRFDGPGAGEFLDKLLTRKASVVPMGKIRYSLVCNEEGGILDDVLIYNLGAGDQQYFWLVVNAGNREKIAAWIEKHLPAEGVVFTDHTLETAMIAVQGPKAIAAVQPLCDVAIGELKYYSGALGTLCGEPALISRTGYTGEDGVEVTVPAAAATAIWDKILEAAKPVGGLPCGLGARDTLRLEAAMPLYGHELLESIDPITAGLAFGVSFDHDFIGKDRIEAARDMAPKMVRVGLTCCDRRVPREHCTIHIGDKQVGDVTSGTFSPTLNQPIAMGYVDPSIAVTGTSVEIDIRGKRITAEVAPLPFYSRPRT from the coding sequence ATGACGCTCGCCAAAACGCCTCTAAATGATTGGCACCACGCCGCAGGCGGCCGACTGGTCGACTTCGGCGGCTGGGAAATGCCGGTCCAATATTCTTCGATCATTGACGAACACAACGCTACCCGTAACGCGGTTGGCCTGTTTGACGTCTCCCACATGGCCCGCTTTCGCTTTGATGGGCCCGGCGCCGGCGAGTTTCTCGACAAGCTGCTCACGCGTAAAGCTTCGGTCGTCCCGATGGGGAAGATCCGCTACAGCCTGGTCTGTAACGAAGAAGGCGGAATCCTTGACGACGTCTTGATTTACAACCTTGGCGCAGGGGACCAGCAATACTTCTGGTTGGTCGTAAACGCCGGAAATCGCGAGAAAATCGCCGCTTGGATCGAAAAGCATCTCCCCGCCGAAGGGGTCGTCTTCACCGACCATACGCTTGAAACGGCGATGATCGCGGTGCAAGGCCCAAAGGCGATCGCCGCGGTCCAGCCGCTGTGCGACGTCGCGATCGGCGAACTGAAATACTACTCGGGCGCCCTGGGAACCCTCTGCGGCGAGCCCGCTTTGATCAGCCGCACCGGCTACACCGGCGAAGACGGCGTCGAAGTGACCGTGCCGGCCGCCGCGGCGACCGCGATCTGGGACAAAATCCTGGAAGCGGCCAAGCCGGTTGGCGGCTTGCCTTGCGGCTTGGGCGCACGCGACACGCTCCGCCTGGAAGCGGCGATGCCCTTGTACGGACATGAACTGTTGGAATCGATCGACCCGATCACGGCCGGCTTGGCCTTCGGCGTTTCGTTCGACCATGACTTCATCGGCAAAGACCGGATCGAAGCGGCCCGCGATATGGCGCCGAAGATGGTCCGGGTCGGACTGACCTGCTGCGATCGCCGCGTTCCGCGCGAACACTGCACGATTCACATCGGCGACAAACAAGTCGGCGATGTGACCAGCGGCACTTTCTCGCCCACCCTCAATCAGCCGATCGCAATGGGTTACGTTGATCCGAGCATTGCGGTCACCGGCACATCGGTAGAAATCGATATTCGCGGTAAAAGAATTACGGCCGAAGTCGCGCCGCTTCCCTTTTACTCACGTCCTCGCACCTAA